In Aedes albopictus strain Foshan chromosome 3, AalbF5, whole genome shotgun sequence, the genomic window tctagatcggtcaaattcaaagctacataaaaagtgtcttcagcaaacttgctcaaacttgatagatctacaactttcccgaagaatgtatacagttattcttgcaaataaaaatgattgattaccaatttctttgaaaatatggaccacctcaattttcatgcacattttaaccctttataaggcagtggcaactatattgccaccttatacacatatttttttgtgttcgtttagaaaatttttacaacttctgttttaactgatggacacattaggcctttgtgagcactcatgatttttttgagccataacaaatatgaatgggcttttttagaacaaaatgtctctccaaaaaccgccatttttgagtgcataaaggtttataagctcgaacttctaTTGTGGTGAGCGAAATGGAAATtgaatgatggggaatgaaaggcctatgttcctttttcttgtggacaaaatttcaacttgattgcttcattacttttagaaactcggccttttgaagaaatgtactataataaatgggcatgtactaaaattgccatatcgtccaaaataattgaccaatcaagttcaaatccacacaagtaactcatgaatattagggcaataatctatcaaaaaatcagcatgattgataaacgcatcacaaaatagcaacattttaaactttgttgacaaaaagttgaaatttagaccaatttttttcatacaaaatcgaccatcgaattttttgaaaataaaaacatttttgttcattacaccacatgtactttatattccaatgtagaacgagtggattccgtgcctggttctctcggccttataaaggggtaAAGAGGGCCtttttattagggacaactttgtagaagaccatatttgcctataAACTCATTTAAAGGCGtcgaatgcatctttcctcgtaaatctgtttcgtggaccactaTGCAATGGACCGGctccgggctgaaaatctctcaaataaagacacaTACCCTAACCTAAACATTAGAAAGCTTTCACGGGATTCCCCTGtttttttttggtgattgctactgcatgtccaggagacgcaaatggaagtTGACAATTTCGTCTCAAGAGTTCTGGAactcgtataatttggtgagttcaCGAATAATTTCATGATAACAAACTACAATGCATTGCCTCCAATTCTTATTTGTCGATTAATTTGTGTGAGAAATGTAGTATTTTCCTTgtattttgagtaaaataaaatatgtgtgtaataaaaacattactagtattgttcaaataaatcctctAAACTactatgaaaaatttaaaaagttaaaaaagttaaaaaactaCATGACATTGATTTAACTTTTGGCTTATTGGCTTTTTGtgcaaaaatgtggtattttcgtacatttttagataaaacaaaatattagagtaatgtaaacatcaacattttatcaaaagcaaGTCCAGTACATTCTAATGAAAAAATTAAGGCCAATCAaatacatgttatggctttaaattttattttattgactgttttttgtgaaaatcattatatttttgtaactttctgagtaaaataaattaagagtatcatgaaaacatcactattgttCTTCAAATATGTCCAGTACTCTTAcacggataatttcaaggcaaaaaatttcaatgcattgtaagccatttcaatttgttaaccactttgtgtgaaaatgtggtacttttgttggtttttgagtgaatcaaaatttgagtgtataaaaaacatcactattattcttcaagtatgtcccccacaCTGCTACAAATAATTCAAGGCCAAAAACTACATGATATTGTTTTAAGTTtacttttgttgactactttgtgtaaaaaatatggaatttttgtagtttttcgttgttcatcaaaaatgtcatcgctttgaattttgattgattgcttattttatgtacaAAATAGGGTAAATAGGCATAAACGTGTTCACTCCgactgtacgcatgatttagaggaaacaaaatatgtcatcgcttttaattttattttattcatcAAAGGGTGCAAAAAATGCATTTTCATGAAagcttttgcttaataactttaaaatcttcaaaatggacgttgttcttgaaacctgtccggttccactgcaaaaaaagttctaaaatcggttgaaaaacggccgaggaATGCCTtgccaaagttggacttccgactttctTTAACCGTTGTAAGTGttaaggtttcctaagaactttcttgagcataagtcatcgaatctacatgcataaatTGTGTGCTTAAATCTCCCTAAAGCTTACTTAAGAGCTGTGATCCGAAATCTACTTTCAGAAACTGTGGGTCCCCTTAACCCCTCTCAAAACCCCCTGTCACACCTATGagatcttcagaaaaaaatcccctgaagctCCCCCCGTGTAACGCCTCtgacaacccccccccctcctgaaactcctatgCTCCcattggcttcgtggtcgtgcggctaaggtcatcaagcctttagtcgcatcgtgctgaggagcgcgggttcgattcccaccgcagctgtcaggaaaagttttcggctgtgccactgggcgttgcatgctagtccgttgcctAGTGTCgtgcaaatagctcactggaagcattaaacgtatcCGTGTCTTATAAGAtttaaatccctctgaaaccccgcgtgactccctttaaatctccaggtcactcgtccttcttaaacttctttgcaatcttcaaatccatttaagCAATGAACTGAATCCAAACTGGTGCAAacgttttgaggaattcttggagaaaccccaggcGGAGATTCTAgcggattttttaaatttatttctaataataaaaaatcttgagaaatttcagagaaaattctaacaatatttctacaggaatttcttcagaaaagttggaATAAACACATAAAGGAATATAAGCATGAAGTTATGtaacaatccttgaaggaattggcTATAGTATCTattaaggaatctcaagaggaatttctgaggaaacccgtgaaccagtGTCAAgataattctcttgagatttttcttaataaaatcctggagaagttccgagGAAATTTATGGGgggaaatttgctgaaagaacctctgggggaattcctggagaaagaaagAAATAAATGGACAGGTCTgcattctgaaggaatgccatgAGCTACGTAGGGTTTTTGCCTATCTGAACAGCACCTCCTTGTAAACGTTTGTCTATTCGAAATTTTCTGAATTGGTATAGAGCGAAGATTTTGACCAAGTACCCTCCACTACAATAAGAGTCTACGTAGCTTATTGACAGGGCCTAAcaaaaatctttagaggaattcatgtTTAAACTTTTCTAAGTAATTTTGCGATAttcttctttctgtaaacatttccttttttttataaatcggAAAGAATTTGTGGTGGTGTCcattttgaggaaattctaagtAAAATTCTTGCTGAACTCATAAAAGGACTTTCAGCAAGAAAGTCCCATTTCGCGATAATAACGGAAACATTTtgtgaaataataatgcatggaggTGGCttcccagggtttcctcaataGACGAAATAGGGAAGTAATTTGCTTGGGGTCGTACCAATAcagggggcgctgaaatttggaaaccttgagtaacggCCTGATGACAATGGGAAtatagtgtatcaaacaattgtccgtacagcaattttttggtcaaacatttttttcattcaaatgatcataatttTTTAATGCATCAATCAGATACGCTGAAATGTtgatcaatcatgaaccatatattggagctccattggtgaaactttgagcgagatcgaataagttttctgaaagttatagaacttttagtaaaacttataagatttttgagcaCATTTTTAAAACGGAAAGATTTTTGAGCACATTTTTAAAATGTATATGtatattatatctcaatatgtactcgatgaaactttttcaactttttttttgtgatacagcttataccttaggctttcatatgcagcttcgtttgagattttatattcactacaaaaaatatgaaaaatctgtatatgttcagagggtcatttggaaatttatcatattttgatcaagctgaaagtctcttttataaagccaaatcaatcaatcaatattttgatcaataaaagttccaagtgttttcaacgctTTTAAACTTTCTTAATGTAATATGTTTATACAAAACCTACTAAACTAAATATGTAGAGTAGGGgccgggtcacaacgtccgaggccatacagtcccggacattaagtcgcgtttttttgcgaaatagcgttcaaaagtttggatgcgtgcCGGGgagtggatctggtgtgatggttagaacagttgactatcacgccgaggacctgggatcgaatcacactcccgacaaactcacaaaatgtgggttcttccttcggaagggaagtaaagcgtgggtcccgagatgaactagcctagggctaaaaatctcgttaatacagatagaaaaaaaaaaaaaaaaaaaaaaaaagtttggatgcgtcataatatcctatgtgccttctttccttgctGTACgagcaattgtttgatacactgtagttgaGTGCGTCGGGGATGTAGTCCTGCCTCCTTCCTTGGCTGTTAAAATTGATCCCCAACTTCACACTATCTAAGCGTTCGATGAGCAGATTACCATCCCCTCCTCATTGCTTACATAAGAATAAAAGAGGCAGTGAGACATgttgtgtatcaatggagaaTAAGCATCGACAGGAGATGCCTGCGGATAATTCATctgaagccgatagcgacagaaattcgagagtAAAAGTGAAGGAGGGTCGGCTACACTAGAAGCAGGGcgaaaacaaaatttgtaatCATGTTTTAGAACTCTTTAGAATGAAGTCCAGCAGCAAACATCACAGCAGAAGTAGGGTCCGAGGCGAGGTTCTGCCTGAGTGAGAAAATAAAATGAACCGATGGAAAATTGACCTAACAGGACTAAAGATATATGAGAATTATTGATTATTGAATTTCGTATCATTATAGATCTATTCATAACTCATTTCAACAATTCATAACAGTCACATCTTGATTTCATTTTCCAGTTGAATTCTGGTTTAGTAAGCATAATGTCCctgatgatggtggtggtggtggtcataTCCGGAATGCTGATGAACTCCGCCGTAGTTGTGTGCATTGGCGACCAGAACTGGAGCAGCATGGGTGTTGTGATGGTGGTGTTCCGGGACGTGAGCAACAACAACAGGAGAATGCTTGACAGCCAATCGGGCTCCGTAACGGGCATGGCCATAGTTATCATGCGATGACACATATTGGGCGTAGTCCTGCTCGTAGGAGTGAGCTGGAGCAAAGTTGTGGCCGTACACGTGGTGGTTGTTGCGTGGATGTGTGTATCCATGGTGCAGAACTGAGTGATCGTTTCCGTGGACCGAAGGAAGTGCATGGGTGCGAGTAACGGTGCTGTAGCTCACAGCTGAGGCCGGGGCATAGCCGTGACCGGAATCAGCATGCCCAGCGCTGACGTAAGCCAGGGAAGCGACCAGAAGGATGAACTAGAATGGAATGCGATGAAAAACTTATAATTGAAATTGTCTTAAGAATGTTCTCTAGATTTCTTACCTTGAACATGTTGGTTGATTTCACTTGAGCGATTGTGAGTTGAAAACGTTAGTAGAAGCAATGATACTGATTCACACCTTCGCTTCAATATTTATAGTTCAGAGTCAAGACACATCGCGTTTGTACCTAACACCATGCTCAAATTGAAtcacacaataatacaataacATAAAATTTTCCTCATCGCTTACGATTGTGACCTCTATGGTTCGGTTCACTAACTTTGGCCGGTGCACATTTGTAAGAGACGGCATAGGACTTACAGTGCAATAGTGACCATCGACAACCGCGGTTAACCGTAGCGTAGCACAAAACGGAAATGACATTCTCTTCAAAGCGATCTCCTTCCGCGTTTCCGCAGCTATTGTTTACATTTTTTGTGATTAACTAATATTAGAAATTTTACCGATACAGCCCAACTTATAAGCCATGCTCCTGAGTGTGTCTATATCCCAGCGCGACACCTAGGATCTATTCGCCATAGATAtcttattttttgtaacaaaattctgTTCGTAAGCAAAAAATTATCGATAGAATCTGACAAGGTTAATTATTCTAAACACATTACTAAACTCAAATTGTAGGCTATAATCCACTTTGACCTACTTCTACGCCCGCGGTATAAAATCCAAGCTTAACCTTTTCATTCAAACTGTAGCAACTAATGCGACCAATTGACCTATCATGTTAAATTACAGATAAAACTCTCATTTAAATAGAATCTAATTTTACAACCCAATAAAATCGCCGTCACACACAACATCCACGTCGTCCGGAAGTGACCTGTTTGCTCACCAACCACAGACAGCTTTGACCGATCGACCGTAGACGGTAGACTGCTACCGCCGCGCCGCCGCCTGTCTCGTAAATTTCCACTGTTTACAAAGTAGTTTGTTTTTAGTTTGCCCTGTTAGGGTGCCTCACCCTCTGCTTGACCACTCCAAAGAGCTCCGTTCCGTAGTCCACAATCGTCGTATGACACATTGTAAACGGAAGCAATTCGGAGCTCTTTTCGAGCGAGAGACACATCATTTTTGCTAGCACGCGTGTGTGTTTTGGCGCAATGTCAGCTTAACTCTAGAGCCAGTGGTtatcaacttttttttattcatgcTGTTCAACATCATTCAGGAATCATGTTATGTATTATGACGATCTATATTCTATAGTTGAGGAAATTGTATGACTCATTAAAGTAGGTAAGGTTAAGTattgcagggcccatatagccgaggcggtaaacgcacgggtattcagtatgaccatgctgagggtgacgggttcgattcccggtcggtccaggatcttttcgtaaaggaaatttccttgacttccttgggcatagagtgtcttcgtgcctgccacacgatatacgcatgcaaaatggtcattggcagaggaagctctcagttaataactgtggaagtgctcatagaacactaagctgagaagcaggctttgacccaatgaggacgttacgccaagaagagagagagagagagagagaggttaagtattattattattattatctttattatcgagactttcagccgataGCTGGTTCATCTCCGCAAGGTTAAGTAATTTCACCAAGTTTTGATGGAAGAATTCCAccatctcccagaattcttttaggagtgcTGCCACGGACTGTTTCACAGatacctctatgaatttcttcaggaatacatgAAGGGATTTGTTTACCTTTCTCGTACATCAAAGTGTACT contains:
- the LOC115267670 gene encoding histidine-rich glycoprotein-like, whose product is MFKFILLVASLAYVSAGHADSGHGYAPASAVSYSTVTRTHALPSVHGNDHSVLHHGYTHPRNNHHVYGHNFAPAHSYEQDYAQYVSSHDNYGHARYGARLAVKHSPVVVAHVPEHHHHNTHAAPVLVANAHNYGGVHQHSGYDHHHHHHQGHYAY